The Paenibacillus sp. FSL W8-0426 region AATGGCTTATAGGCCTCGTCTTCATGATATTCGGTATCAGGAACGCTATTGGGGTATTCGATCAGTTTCTGCTGCACCGGATTACCATCCTGGTCAACGATGTCGTAGTGCATTTTAGACGGGCTTAAATCACCCGTTTGCTGGGCAGTTGCGGGAACTTTGCCTTTACTGTCTAGAACCAGACGTGTCGTTACCGGCGTCAACTCAAGCTGCTTGACCGTATAGCTGAAGTCACCGCTGCTTTTCGTTTGGTCCGGGTGAAGGACTACCGATCCTTTCGCCAGATTTTGGACCGGCACGACGAATTCAAACGGCTCCTTGATCCCGGTGACGTTCAGTTTTACTGTCATGTCAAACGCTTCGGGGAGGTTCATTTCCGCCAATCCCTTCATAATTTCATACAGGGCTATATTGTGGATGTCTTGTCCGTCCTCCGTTTTGCCTACATCTTGCGAGAACATGCCAAAAAATTTGTTCTTTCCTTGAATGCTGACATCCGGCATATGGATATACCCTTTTTTCTGTTGTTCCAAAGGCGGCGATGGAATCAATTTTCCATTCTCGTCCTTTGCTCCTTCCGGCGGATAAGGGGAGAACATCGTATCGTCGTCCACGCCCTGACGCTCAATGGCAAATGCAAGCCGGTTTCCATCGAACATCACCTCTTTAATGCTGAGCGTCACCCCGTCCTTGGTCACACTCAAGTTCGGCGCCGTTGTCAGTCCTGTTGTGCTGGCCTTCTTCAAAGAGCTGTCCTCATTGTATTGGAACACACTGCCGATTAACGGTACATTTTTCAAGGCATCCGCCATTACCGGGGAAACAAATCCACTCCCCATCACCACGCCTCCAAGCATCGCGGCAGCGGTCACGCTGATTGCTATCTTTCTCTTCCACTTTCGAGTACGTTTGATTTCACTCGATCTGCTCATATGATCCAACCTCTCTAAAATTTGATTTACATAGCTTTCTTGCGGCATTTCTTTTTGTTTAACGATCCTTCTAATTTGATTTACCTGCTCTTCTTCAGTGGGATCTGACCATTGCTTCATGCGTTGTCCCTCCTCTAGATTTCTTTTCTCGAATTAGTTTTTTTCTGATGCGTTCATACTTTTTCCGAAGGGTCGCCGGTTTGCATTCCATGATCTGTCCGATTTCTTCGAAGCTGTACTGTTCAACGGCTCGTAATAGTACGAGATGCTTCTCTTCCACTTTCAAACTCATAAGTAGTTGTTCGACCTCGGGTATGTTCTCCTTCAAGTGCTGATGCTCCAACTCTTGAATTTCTTTTTGCAGGAATAACGTTTTCTTCTGCCTGCTTTTCTTTCTGAACATATCCATACAATGATAATAGGCTATTTTGTAAAGCCAGGAAGAAAACGAAACCTGATGTTCGTATTTTTGAATAGAGCGGTATAACTTAATAAAAATTTCTTGCAGCGCATCCTCCGCTTCTTCGCGATTTTTCAACATATAATAACAATACGTATAAATTTGTCTCTCAAAGGTACGAATGATGACGGCAAAAGCTTCCTTGTCCCCTTTTTGGGCATCGATCACATACGGTTCAATATCCATCAATTCTGCTCCGGTGTCTGTGTGCTTCAAACCATTCACCTCCCTTTTGTTTCATCTTCACCTTGTATAACGTCCAGCATTTTGCGATATGTGACATTTGCAAAAAAAAAAAGCCGCTCTTTAGCGACTATTTCAAATAAATGTGTAAAGATACATGGTTTGAAGTATACGTCCAAATCAAATTCTCAATTTTGAAATTGTTGTTAAATTTCTCGATCCACACTTGCTTTGCATTCAATAAGGCTGTTAATTGCGTGTTATTCAGCAATGCTTCTTCCAGTTGTTCATTCTTTTGAGCAACGAAAATAACGTTTATCATATCTTCATGACTTGTATACATCGTCGGTGTTTTTTTCCTCCTCTCTTTTGCAGTATTTTCAGGGCTGTAAATCCATTAGCGAACCAAAGGTTTGGGATGCTGTCGTAAAACAAATGAACGAGCACAGCTCTGCAATCTCGGGTTCGGAGAACTCGTTGCGCAGCACATCGAATGTTCCTTGATTAATGGCTGAGCGATGATTCAGAAACAATTCAGCAAAAGCTACAGCCAGACTGGTTTTAACATCAGCTTCGTTCAGATCTGGTTTTCCTTTGGCCTGGCAGTACTTGCATCCGTTGCCGTAGGCAAGGGTTCGACGAACCTGTTCTTTTAATTCGCTGCTTAATCGGCCGTCATCATAAAAAGCTTGTTCAAGCTTGGTCCAATTTGTTTGAATACCTGGATTATGACCCAGCAAGCGTTGAAAAGGAGTTTCACCTATACTGGAGTAAGATAACCTGGTCATCCGTTCTCCTCCTTTCGTTCAACTAGAAATGGTGATTCCAACTGTAACTATAAAACCAAATACGTGTGTGGATAACAGCAACTATCCTAAACGGATGAGTACAGAAACGGATATTAAAATCATTGTATTACGACTATTCGGTTTTTTCAAGAACTGTTCGTTCTTTATCATGTTTTTCCAGTATATTGAAATAAAAAAGGAGAACCGCCTGTAAACTAGCAGTTCTCCTTTTTATTCGACCATTTCTTAGTGATCCAGGAATACAAGCTGGATAAAGAACAATACCGCAAAAATGTAAAATATAGGATGAACATCCTTGCCTCTTCCACGAAGCAGCTTAAGCACAGGATAGAAGATAAATCCTACGCCAATGCCTGTTGCAATGCTGTGTGTCAACGGGGTAAGGATGATAATCAGGAAGGCAGGAAAAGCTTCTTCGAGATCCTTCCAATTGATTTTGCTGATAACGCTGATCATAAAGTACCCGACAATAATCAATGCCGGAGAAGTGATCGCAGGGATGCCGGATATGACACTTACGATAGGTGTAAAGAACAACGTAAGCGCAAGCAGTACACTTACCGTTACCGCCGTCAGTCCCGTTCTTCCTCCGGCAGCCACCCCTGTGCTGGACTCGATATAAGCCGATGTCGGGCTGGTACCGAGCAAAGCGCCGGTGGTCGTCCCTACGGCATCCGCCAAGAGCGCGCCGCGCGAGCGCGGAAATTTACCATCCTTAAGCAATCCGGCTTGTTCAGCCACGCCGAGCATCGTTCCCGTTGTATCAAACAGCGTGATTAACAGGAAGGTAAAGATGATCGTATACAAGCCGTTAGAGAATACGCCTGCCAGGTCCAGTTGGAAAGCCGTCGCCGTAAGGCCTTCGGGCATGGATACCATCGATTCCGGCATTTGAAATAGTCCCATCATCCAGGCAAGGATCGCGGTAATCACCATACCGATGAACAGATAACCCTTGACATTGTAAGCCATCAGCACAACCGTGATAATCAATCCGATAATCGTCAGGTAAGTCATTGGCTCTGCCAAGTTCCCGAGGGTAATCAGATTCGATTCCGAATCGGCGATAATTCCGGCATTTTGCAAGCCTACCGTCGTAATAAACAGTCCGATCCCTGCTGTGATCGCGTGCTTAAGGCTCGCAGGAATGGCATCCAGCAGCATGTAACGGAATGAAGTAAGCGATAGAACAATAAACAAAAGCCCTGCTATAAATACTGCTCCCAATGCAACCTGCCAAGACACGCCATATCCGGCGACTACACTGTAAGCAAAGAAAGCGTTGAGACCCATACCCGGCGCTAAGACGATCGGATAGTTGGACCATATCCCCATAATCAGAGTCGCCACAATGCTCGCAAGTACCGTTGCAATGAATACTCCGTTAAATTCCATCCCCGTGCTGCTGAGTATGCCAGGGTTTACGATCACTATGTATACCATGGTGAAAAATGTCGTGATCCCTGCGATGATTTCTGTTGAAACGCTCGTGCCTCTTTCTTTGAGTTTGAACCAATTATCCATGGTCAAGCCAGCCTCCAACCTTCATATTATGCTACGTTAGATAAAAACAAAAAAATCCTAATCTGCGTATAGGATTGTTAAATTCCCGCTCCTATATTCGTCATTAGGATTTAACAGCAAGCTTCTAACTTAAATAAGGATACTTATACCTGTTTTCAACCTGATGTCCATTTCGTATTTTAATAAACGTAACACTCATTGTCAACGAATTAACCGATTGTTCACAGTTATTTACGAACGATATCGATATTACATATCGTATTTATTCGTTTTTTTAGACTCTTGACTGCCTTCAGGCTCAAAGATATTTTGATTTTTCTCGTACCCCAGTCCATTTTGACAAATAAAGAGTGAGAGTGATAGATTCTATAGGATACCGATTCTTACATTTGGGTGGGACCTATGAGAAAAAAATTACAGATTTACATATCGTCTACTTACTACGATCTGATTGAGGAAAGGCATACCGCTGTCGAAGCCGTACTTCAAGCTGGTCATATCCCTGCTGGCATAGAGCAATTTTTCAAGGAAAGTCCAATGAAAATCAGGCAAAGATGGATCGACGAGTCCGATGTATATATTCTGATTCTCGGCGGATTCTATGGCTTAACGCTTCCTGATGATGAAACCAAGAGTTATACGCAGTGGGAATACGAGTATGCGGGAGAAGCGGGTAAACCTCGATTTGCCTTTGTTGTCACGGATGAAGCATTAAGACATAAGCCATACGACTTCTCAGCCATTGAATATTATCAGCAGTTTCAAGAGTTCAAACAATTCGTCATGGAACAAATCCCGATCTATTATGTTGAAGATCTACGGCACATTAAAATGGTGCTTCGCGATCAATTGCCGAAATATGCAGCTAGAGACGATTTATATGGCTGGGTATCCGGCAAGGATATCCCGGACGTTCAAAAGCTGTTGGAGGAGAATGCAAGATTAAAAGCAGCATTGGAGAAAAAGAAATGAAAGAGGGGCTTGCACAACCGGCCCCTTTCTTCCGTCTTCCCTTTATCTTTTCCTTTAATGACTATTGGAAAGACACCTTTAAAAAAAGTTTTTCAGTATCCGTTCGATCTCATTGGGCTCTGTAATTTCAGGACCGAAAAAAGCTCGAGGCTGCTTACCGTTATCCCAAGGGTCCAACGAACAAGCATCATGAACATTGGCTATTTTCCAGGTCAACACATTGTCAAAAGTGGTTCCTGTATTCTGTCCATGAATATGATTGATCCAGATAGGTTCTTTGATATTAATGAACTCCCTGGGCACCTTAAACGCATCGCGCCAGGAAGTACGGGCCGCTTGTCCTCTCAAATATTCGTCCACACGGATCAGGGTTGCACCGTAGCTGGGAAGCCAGAAAAAAAATTTCCCCAGTCGATGTTGTACCGAATCGTAGATGTAACCGTATTGTGGGATCAGGGCAACCGTGTCTTTTCGGGGTGTATAGTCATGCAGCTTTTTGATAAAATCTTTGTGATACATATCGTCACTGGACAGATAGACGCGATACAAATACTTGAACTCTCTAATATCTTGGATGACATGAGCTTGGTAATCTTTAGGGGTGACGAAACGGATATTGGAAGGCAAGGGAGGATACTTTTTTAGTGTTTCTTGTATAAGCTTCTCTGAGTTCGGATCATACAGCAAGTAGCAGGTAAAATCCTGAGAAGATTGAAGAAGCAGGCTCTGAAGTGCATACTTCATGAATAAATCTATTCTGTATTCGATCCATCCCTTGGTCAGTCGATCCGCTGTCGCTCCCCAGTTATTAAAGAGCATTTCTACGACAAGCTTTTTTTCTTTAGACACGCACATAGCCCTCCTTTGATGTTCAAGGATGTTACCCCGGATTTTTTCAACTCCTCTTAATGAAAGGGAAATCCGGTGGTCAGTCTACGCTTAGTATATGTATGTTCGGTAAAACAGCAACGGACAAATTGCTTTGATGCATCGATTCAAACGACCGCAGAATCTGGATTCCACCTCTATAAAACCGGGAAAAGAAGAGAGAGTGCGGATATCCGATCTCTCTTCGTGGTAACGTCAATGACATCAGCTTTCTCATCGATTAAGAACGCCTCTGTTCAGCCCATGAATTCCCGTAATACTTGTTCGATCTGATCTTCACTCAGCCGGTCTTTAAGCGGAACCTTTTTTACCGAAGTATTGCTGGAATGAATGACATTGATATAATTGCGTGGAGGCAGCAGCTCATGCGGCAAATCGATGACATTCCCATGGGTGCCTCTCCCCGGTAACTTGACGCGGTATCCTGAGGCGTACTGCTCCGTTTTATACAGATACACATAGAACTGCGGTGAACGATGAAACGTCGGTGCCATCTCATTGTTGACGCTGTTCCAGAGATACCCGTTCTGATTAATTAGCGCCATCGTCTCTGGCTTTGGCTGCACGTTATAAAGCTGCTGAACAAACGTTCTGTGATAAAGGTCATCCGAATCCAGTCTGGCAATGTAAATGTCTTCATATCCTTCCGCAAAGGCGAGTATGGCGCGAACGCTCTCGATATGCGTACCGAAACGGATATTGGCCGGCAACGGTTCCTGCTCTGCCAAAATTTCCTGCATCAACTCTCCCGATTCCTTCGAGAGCTTCACGACGGCCAGGAAATCCTGATTCGTCTGTGCCTTAAGGCTGTTCAGCGTAAACTTGCGAAAAATGCCCATTCTCCGCACCAGCCATTCCCTCGTTAGACGCTCCGGGTCAAAACCATAGTTGTTGAAATTAATCTCGATCACGACTTTTCTTGTCACCATACCGCCTCCTCATAAAATCCCTAAATCCCGCAACCCAATTCCTGTCTCAACGAATTACGGTCTTGATCTCTTTATTCAATACTGCCGACTCTATAAAGTATGAAAAACGGAGCAAGACGTAACGGGCACTTGAACCGATCTTGGCGATTGAACGAAAAACTATTGCATAAGGTCCTACGCTTTGGAGCAATGTAGTGATGCAGAGGAAATAAAGATCTTATCATGACATGGAGGGATCGTTTTGGCCAAGAGCAAACAACAACAGGAAGCGCACGGAATCGGACAGATCGAACAGCAGTTGAACGATCAGATGGAGGCTGCCGCAGAAATTCAAGGACCATCCAAACTCGACCAAGAAATAAAAAGAGCCGCCCATCGTCATATTGATCCATCGAATGAGCCTTCAGAATAAGGAGAATTCCCATGAACAAACAAAGAGCGATTGAAATTTGTGAGTCAGGCATTATGAAACATGTAACTTATCAGGATGCGCCTATCTTCATCCAGCATGTCAATGAGGATGAAACCGCGCGGATCTATCCGATCGGAAACTCGGAGCAGGAAATGACTGTCCCTTTATCCAGTCTGGTTGAACATCCGTAGAATAAGGCGGGTTTTGGAACACTCTTTATCTTTACCATGCAGCCATATCCCTTTTGACCTGCAAAAAAACCGGAGCATTTAAGCTCCGGTTAACTCGTATAAGTTCTACCTTAAGATAATTTCCAAGCAGGAATCAAAGAATGAAACTCAAAAAAGTAACTTCCGATGACGTGAATTAATGAATATATAGCAAGAATAATCAAATATGTAATAAACCAGATGTATAGTGGCTGATGTAAAAATAGAAATAACAACAACATCCCAACCGGAAACGGTATAAGAACAATCAGCCAAATAGGTAATCCAAGCGCCTCAGCGATAGCACCGAGTGAAACTACGGATGCACCGATCACAACGGCCTGCCACATTGCAATTCCATTGGTAAATATACGGCTGCCCAAAAAATAAGATAGCGATGTGAGCAGTACGGCTATAATAAAACTGACGGCATATGGCAAGAGCGCCACCTCCTTCCGAGTGTGATTTTACTATATTATATAGTAAGGAAAATAGCAGAAGATGCTTATTTTTGTAAAATGAGTCCATGGAAGAAATCTTATCATAATTACAGCTCCATCCCTTCGACCAGGGACAAAAACTTAAACGATATAACAAAAAAGCCGCTAAATTCGCGACTTTTAGAGTGAGAATGTTTTTTCCTCCACAGCGGAACAATGAAGGACAGAATATCTAGTTATATAATATTACTCTCCATTTTCTGCATTAATTGTCTTAAAACCAACCGATCCTCCGCAGAAATGGATTGAAGTAATTTCTCCTGCTGCTCTCTCCATTTCATCTCGACCGGTTTCTCTAATGCCCTACCTTTCTCCGTAAGAAAAATACGCATGATTCTTGCATCTTTTAAATCACGTTTACGATATATAAACCCGTTCTGTTCTAGGGATTTAACCATGTTCGTTACCGTTGGCGGTTCACATTTCAAATGTTCACATAGCTGCATTTGTGTTACACCATCACCCAACCACAGACGATACAGCAAATTATCTTGCCCTACATAAAGATGAAGTTCCCTTAAGGATTCACTATAATTTCGACGCATTTGGGAGGAAATTCGATCTAATAACTGGCGAATATCGCAATCTACGGCATCTGTCATCCATTAACCTCACTGTCGTACAAATTATATTTAGCAGACAAAAATGTATCACGAGTATATACAAGTGTCAATTTACCCTAGAGCTTCATCTTATGGGCACCTTTATGTTTATGTTAAATGATTCTGTTCAGAGACATGCTTGATCGCTGCAGATTCGAGTTCAAGTCGTATTAAAGAAATTGACGTTCACCGGTGCGGGCTGACTTTTCAATGGCATCCAGTAACTGGTGAAGCTTAACCGCATCCGCAAACGTAGGGGTTAAGGACGTTCCTTCCTGAATATCCTGGCCGAACTTACGATAAGCCTGAGCCACATTCAGAACCAATCCTGAGTCTTCTTTTAAAGATTGTGGAGCCGTGTAATAGGAATCCGGGATGACTAGCTCACGAAGCTCCTTGTCCGCATGTCCAGCACCACGTAGTTGGTGTGAGCCGAATTGAATCGATGCAGGCGCGCTCAGCACGATGGTTCCCTTGTCTCCGAAAATTTCAAGCATTAGTCCTGTCTGATGCTTGACGCCACCTTGAATATGAACACTGGCGGCTGCACCACTCGATAATTTTCCAGCAATCAATATTTGATCATCTGTCGTCTTCTTGATGACTTTCTGAATGTCTGCCAATTCGACTTCAGGAAACTGCTGTGCTGTAAGGGCGGACAGCTCGGTAAAGTCTCCAAGCATATAGGTAAATGCATCCAGATTATGTCCGCCTACAATGGTCAACAAATTCCCTCCAATCTGTCGGTCAAACAAGTATGCCGTGGACTTGTCACCAACGCCACCCATACCCTCAATAGAGATCTTTAAATGGGCAGACAACACTCTGCCAACATAACCTTTTTCCAATAGATCTTTCACATACTGAATGGCTGGGGCTTGTCTGGCCTGTAGCCCAATCGCATTTGGCATTTGGGCGGATGCCACCCATTCCTGCATTTCAAGTGCTTCAGCCGTATTAGAGCCCAGCGGCCATTCACAATAGATCGGTTTACCGGCAGGCACCATAGCTTTAACCGCATTATAATGTTCCTTCACGTTAATGCTGACAACGACCATGTCGACATCGGCATGATGAGCCAAATCCTCCATGTTATCAAAGGCGTGATCAGCGTGGAACGCTTCTGCGCTTTTTTTCGCACTTTCCATATTGCTTGTCCCCACTGCGGTAAGCTTGAATTCATCCAAATGCTCGATCGCAGGAATATGTGTCCCGCTGGCCCATCCGTTATGAATCGAAGCACCTATGATTCCTGTGCGAATTATTTTATTACTCAATGTAAAACATCTCCTTTATTTTTAAATTTATCATCTTGGCCGCAGCCTGATCTTAGCCCTTGCTAACTATAAATTCAAAAAGTATAATCATTACTTAGCC contains the following coding sequences:
- a CDS encoding glycosyltransferase, with the translated sequence MSKEKKLVVEMLFNNWGATADRLTKGWIEYRIDLFMKYALQSLLLQSSQDFTCYLLYDPNSEKLIQETLKKYPPLPSNIRFVTPKDYQAHVIQDIREFKYLYRVYLSSDDMYHKDFIKKLHDYTPRKDTVALIPQYGYIYDSVQHRLGKFFFWLPSYGATLIRVDEYLRGQAARTSWRDAFKVPREFINIKEPIWINHIHGQNTGTTFDNVLTWKIANVHDACSLDPWDNGKQPRAFFGPEITEPNEIERILKNFF
- a CDS encoding carboxymuconolactone decarboxylase family protein; translation: MTRLSYSSIGETPFQRLLGHNPGIQTNWTKLEQAFYDDGRLSSELKEQVRRTLAYGNGCKYCQAKGKPDLNEADVKTSLAVAFAELFLNHRSAINQGTFDVLRNEFSEPEIAELCSFICFTTASQTFGSLMDLQP
- a CDS encoding MarR family winged helix-turn-helix transcriptional regulator, with the protein product MTDAVDCDIRQLLDRISSQMRRNYSESLRELHLYVGQDNLLYRLWLGDGVTQMQLCEHLKCEPPTVTNMVKSLEQNGFIYRKRDLKDARIMRIFLTEKGRALEKPVEMKWREQQEKLLQSISAEDRLVLRQLMQKMESNII
- a CDS encoding Gfo/Idh/MocA family oxidoreductase, which produces MSNKIIRTGIIGASIHNGWASGTHIPAIEHLDEFKLTAVGTSNMESAKKSAEAFHADHAFDNMEDLAHHADVDMVVVSINVKEHYNAVKAMVPAGKPIYCEWPLGSNTAEALEMQEWVASAQMPNAIGLQARQAPAIQYVKDLLEKGYVGRVLSAHLKISIEGMGGVGDKSTAYLFDRQIGGNLLTIVGGHNLDAFTYMLGDFTELSALTAQQFPEVELADIQKVIKKTTDDQILIAGKLSSGAAASVHIQGGVKHQTGLMLEIFGDKGTIVLSAPASIQFGSHQLRGAGHADKELRELVIPDSYYTAPQSLKEDSGLVLNVAQAYRKFGQDIQEGTSLTPTFADAVKLHQLLDAIEKSARTGERQFL
- a CDS encoding glycosyltransferase; the protein is MTRKVVIEINFNNYGFDPERLTREWLVRRMGIFRKFTLNSLKAQTNQDFLAVVKLSKESGELMQEILAEQEPLPANIRFGTHIESVRAILAFAEGYEDIYIARLDSDDLYHRTFVQQLYNVQPKPETMALINQNGYLWNSVNNEMAPTFHRSPQFYVYLYKTEQYASGYRVKLPGRGTHGNVIDLPHELLPPRNYINVIHSSNTSVKKVPLKDRLSEDQIEQVLREFMG
- a CDS encoding NCS2 family permease, with product MDNWFKLKERGTSVSTEIIAGITTFFTMVYIVIVNPGILSSTGMEFNGVFIATVLASIVATLIMGIWSNYPIVLAPGMGLNAFFAYSVVAGYGVSWQVALGAVFIAGLLFIVLSLTSFRYMLLDAIPASLKHAITAGIGLFITTVGLQNAGIIADSESNLITLGNLAEPMTYLTIIGLIITVVLMAYNVKGYLFIGMVITAILAWMMGLFQMPESMVSMPEGLTATAFQLDLAGVFSNGLYTIIFTFLLITLFDTTGTMLGVAEQAGLLKDGKFPRSRGALLADAVGTTTGALLGTSPTSAYIESSTGVAAGGRTGLTAVTVSVLLALTLFFTPIVSVISGIPAITSPALIIVGYFMISVISKINWKDLEEAFPAFLIIILTPLTHSIATGIGVGFIFYPVLKLLRGRGKDVHPIFYIFAVLFFIQLVFLDH
- a CDS encoding H-type small acid-soluble spore protein, which produces MNKQRAIEICESGIMKHVTYQDAPIFIQHVNEDETARIYPIGNSEQEMTVPLSSLVEHP
- a CDS encoding sigma-70 family RNA polymerase sigma factor; translation: MKHTDTGAELMDIEPYVIDAQKGDKEAFAVIIRTFERQIYTYCYYMLKNREEAEDALQEIFIKLYRSIQKYEHQVSFSSWLYKIAYYHCMDMFRKKSRQKKTLFLQKEIQELEHQHLKENIPEVEQLLMSLKVEEKHLVLLRAVEQYSFEEIGQIMECKPATLRKKYERIRKKLIREKKSRGGTTHEAMVRSH
- a CDS encoding DUF4179 domain-containing protein, whose amino-acid sequence is MSRSSEIKRTRKWKRKIAISVTAAAMLGGVVMGSGFVSPVMADALKNVPLIGSVFQYNEDSSLKKASTTGLTTAPNLSVTKDGVTLSIKEVMFDGNRLAFAIERQGVDDDTMFSPYPPEGAKDENGKLIPSPPLEQQKKGYIHMPDVSIQGKNKFFGMFSQDVGKTEDGQDIHNIALYEIMKGLAEMNLPEAFDMTVKLNVTGIKEPFEFVVPVQNLAKGSVVLHPDQTKSSGDFSYTVKQLELTPVTTRLVLDSKGKVPATAQQTGDLSPSKMHYDIVDQDGNPVQQKLIEYPNSVPDTEYHEDEAYKPFANTPTSITIKPYTLTAKRDWSLVTDDKGNLVKTYHKDLEMTIPVIQK
- a CDS encoding DUF4062 domain-containing protein, encoding MRKKLQIYISSTYYDLIEERHTAVEAVLQAGHIPAGIEQFFKESPMKIRQRWIDESDVYILILGGFYGLTLPDDETKSYTQWEYEYAGEAGKPRFAFVVTDEALRHKPYDFSAIEYYQQFQEFKQFVMEQIPIYYVEDLRHIKMVLRDQLPKYAARDDLYGWVSGKDIPDVQKLLEENARLKAALEKKK